Proteins encoded within one genomic window of Citricoccus muralis:
- a CDS encoding copper resistance CopC family protein: protein MNTLFRTTGTAAALGTALLLATATTALAHDELLESTPARGETLTTTPEDVVLTFSGAPLDGEGLSNLIDITDAEGNSWTSGEVTIDGYDLTTDTCAGMPNGDYTLGYRVVYSDGHVGEESFSFTLDDPEAPSAEEAVAPGAGCEAAEPSDSASAVESAEAADTDESVDAAEVAPAVPGWIWIAVLVAVVVMAIGAVWVIRTVRQHDGASTNGSGPEQG, encoded by the coding sequence ATGAACACACTTTTCCGTACCACCGGCACCGCCGCAGCACTAGGCACCGCCCTGCTGTTGGCCACCGCCACCACCGCGCTGGCCCACGATGAGCTGCTGGAATCCACGCCGGCCAGGGGCGAGACGCTCACCACCACTCCGGAGGACGTCGTCCTGACGTTTTCGGGCGCCCCGCTGGATGGGGAGGGGCTGAGCAATCTCATCGACATCACCGACGCCGAGGGGAACTCCTGGACCAGCGGCGAGGTGACGATTGACGGCTACGATCTGACCACCGACACCTGTGCGGGCATGCCCAACGGTGATTACACCCTGGGCTATCGGGTGGTGTATTCCGACGGGCACGTGGGTGAGGAGAGCTTCTCCTTCACCCTGGATGATCCGGAAGCGCCCAGCGCGGAGGAGGCCGTTGCCCCCGGGGCGGGTTGCGAGGCTGCTGAGCCCAGCGACAGCGCGAGTGCGGTAGAGAGCGCCGAAGCTGCTGACACCGATGAGTCGGTGGACGCAGCTGAGGTGGCCCCGGCCGTGCCAGGATGGATCTGGATCGCGGTGCTGGTCGCCGTGGTCGTGATGGCCATCGGTGCCGTCTGGGTGATCCGTACTGTGCGTCAGCACGATGGAGCCAGCACGAACGGATCCGGCCCCGAACAGGGCTGA
- a CDS encoding cytochrome c oxidase assembly protein produces the protein MPSTTKTSRDASRPGGIDPALRRTTTWVWPGAVVVGILVLVLAGFYTGVTAVQQLADPGAITRWGLPLTKTVHNITWSITVGALVFAAGILPRWSAGRSRKGASKKNSAGTLDDEHPAYRRTLTVAAAAGAVWTLAALGQAVFTYSDLAGMPLNSSAGFTSGLVDYVQSISVGQAWFWMTVIAAVVTSLVFALRSPTALGFTAVLALMGVVPMALIGHSASGDDHTAAVNSIGLHLLGVLLWMGGLVLLMLLVPVLTGKVRAAERGSADQQRPLVQVTLQRYSALAGLALFTVAISGVVNATVRMEHLEQLLSPYGVLVMAKFVGTVLLGFIGLAHRQWLIPRLGDPGSPVNRLLWRLIAVEILVMTAVMSVATILGRTAPPKPEEEPPNASPARLLTGYDMPPELTPARWVDTWRLDWLWVAIIVFLALWYVRSAVRLRRRGDRWPVLRSISWLIGLVVLHWTTSGAPAVYSNVLFSAHMVAHMTLTMIAPLFLVLGAPITLALRSLTARKDGTRGPREWMLALLHSGWGRFVTHPIFVGMNFAGSLLLFYYTPIFGFALDAHVGHELMNVHFLITGILFATVMIGIDPLPHRPMYPLRLVLLLATMMFHAFIGVAIMGSESLLEAAWFSSLGRDWGASAIEDQQLGGAFMWGIGEFPTVVMAVITVWQWWRHDKKTEKNEDRRADASGNQELAEWNDMFARLAAQDAAHEDAARRGGTPDSPSGGTPR, from the coding sequence ATGCCGAGCACCACGAAGACCTCTCGAGACGCGAGCCGCCCCGGCGGTATCGACCCCGCGCTGCGCCGCACTACCACCTGGGTGTGGCCCGGCGCCGTCGTCGTCGGGATTCTCGTGCTGGTGCTGGCCGGGTTCTATACCGGGGTGACCGCAGTGCAGCAGCTCGCTGACCCCGGCGCGATCACCCGGTGGGGGCTGCCGCTGACCAAAACCGTGCACAACATCACCTGGTCGATCACCGTGGGAGCCCTGGTCTTTGCGGCCGGGATTCTTCCGAGGTGGTCGGCCGGGCGGTCGCGGAAGGGCGCAAGCAAGAAGAATTCGGCCGGCACCCTGGACGATGAGCATCCGGCCTACCGCCGCACCCTGACCGTGGCTGCCGCTGCCGGTGCGGTGTGGACGCTGGCGGCGCTGGGTCAAGCGGTGTTCACCTACTCGGATTTGGCCGGGATGCCGCTGAACTCCTCGGCCGGGTTCACCTCCGGGCTGGTGGATTACGTCCAGTCGATCTCCGTGGGCCAGGCCTGGTTCTGGATGACGGTGATCGCCGCCGTCGTCACCTCTCTGGTGTTCGCCCTGCGCTCGCCCACCGCGCTGGGCTTCACCGCGGTGCTGGCGCTGATGGGGGTGGTGCCGATGGCGCTGATCGGTCACTCCGCCTCCGGTGATGACCACACCGCCGCCGTGAACTCCATCGGCCTGCACCTGCTGGGCGTGCTGCTGTGGATGGGCGGCCTGGTTCTGCTGATGTTGCTGGTGCCGGTGCTCACCGGCAAGGTACGGGCCGCCGAACGGGGCAGTGCTGACCAGCAGCGGCCCCTGGTGCAGGTCACACTGCAGCGGTATTCGGCGTTGGCCGGGCTGGCCCTGTTCACCGTAGCTATTTCCGGAGTGGTCAACGCGACCGTGCGCATGGAGCACCTGGAACAATTGCTGAGCCCCTACGGGGTGCTGGTGATGGCGAAATTCGTGGGCACCGTGTTGCTCGGATTCATCGGGCTGGCCCACCGGCAGTGGCTGATTCCGCGGCTGGGGGACCCGGGCTCCCCGGTGAACCGGCTGCTGTGGCGGCTGATCGCTGTCGAGATTCTGGTGATGACGGCCGTGATGTCGGTGGCCACCATTCTGGGACGCACCGCCCCGCCCAAACCCGAGGAAGAACCGCCGAATGCTTCTCCGGCCCGGTTGCTCACCGGCTACGACATGCCGCCCGAGCTGACCCCCGCCCGGTGGGTCGACACCTGGCGCCTGGACTGGCTGTGGGTCGCCATCATCGTGTTCCTCGCCCTGTGGTACGTGCGGTCCGCGGTGCGATTGCGCCGTCGTGGTGACCGTTGGCCGGTGCTGCGCAGCATCTCCTGGCTGATCGGGCTGGTGGTGCTGCACTGGACCACCTCGGGTGCGCCGGCGGTGTATTCGAATGTGCTGTTTTCCGCGCACATGGTGGCGCATATGACGCTGACTATGATCGCTCCGCTGTTCCTGGTGCTCGGTGCGCCGATCACCTTGGCGCTGCGCTCGCTGACCGCCCGCAAGGATGGCACCCGGGGACCCCGCGAATGGATGCTGGCGCTGTTGCACTCCGGCTGGGGACGTTTCGTCACGCACCCGATTTTTGTGGGCATGAACTTTGCCGGTTCGCTGCTGCTGTTCTACTACACCCCTATTTTCGGTTTCGCCCTGGACGCCCACGTCGGCCACGAGCTGATGAACGTGCACTTCTTGATCACCGGGATCCTGTTCGCCACCGTGATGATCGGCATCGACCCGCTGCCGCACCGGCCCATGTACCCGCTGCGGCTGGTGCTGCTGCTGGCCACCATGATGTTCCACGCCTTCATCGGGGTGGCCATTATGGGCTCCGAATCGTTGCTCGAGGCGGCTTGGTTTTCGTCGCTGGGCCGCGACTGGGGAGCCAGCGCGATTGAGGACCAACAGCTCGGCGGCGCCTTCATGTGGGGCATCGGCGAGTTCCCGACCGTGGTGATGGCGGTCATCACGGTGTGGCAATGGTGGCGCCACGACAAGAAAACCGAGAAAAACGAAGACCGCCGTGCCGACGCCAGCGGCAACCAGGAGCTGGCCGAATGGAACGACATGTTCGCCCGCCTGGCCGCCCAAGACGCTGCCCACGAAGACGCCGCCCGCC